A part of Olleya sp. Bg11-27 genomic DNA contains:
- the rpsA gene encoding 30S ribosomal protein S1: MAEKAKQAEVAAQEAAAETKAAPVVSEAQANPEKFLADFNWHNYEEGIDEVEDSQLKEFEKLVSENFVDTLDDEVVEGTVVHMTDRDAIIDINAKSEGVISLNEFRYNPDLKVGDKVEVLIDVREDATGQLVLSHRKARVIKAWDRVIKANETGEIVNGFVKCRTKGGMIVDVFGIEAFLPGSQIDVKPIRDYDQYVNKTMEFKVVKINHEFKNVVVSHKALIEADIEEQKKEIIGQLEKGQVLEGVVKNITSYGVFIDLGGVDGLVHITDLSWSRINHPNEIVELDQKLNVVILDFDEDKSRIQLGLKQLSKHPWDALGETVAVGDKVKGKVVVIADYGAFIEVAEGVEGLVHVSEMSWSTHLRSANDFVKVGDEIDAQILTLDREDRKMSLGIKQLSADPWTDITTKYPVGSKHTGIVRNFTNFGVFVELEEGIDGLIYISDLSWTKKIKHPSEFCNVGDTLDVVVLELDVEGRKLSLGHKQTTDNPWDKYETEFALGTTHTAEIADVVDKGATIEFNEDIVAFVPSRHLEKEDGKMLKKGDSAEFKIIEFNKEFKRVVASHTAIFKAEEMANVKAAVKKAASQADEAKPTLGDANEALQALKDKMDGKA, encoded by the coding sequence ATGGCTGAAAAAGCAAAACAAGCAGAAGTTGCAGCTCAAGAAGCAGCAGCAGAAACAAAAGCAGCTCCAGTAGTATCTGAAGCTCAAGCAAACCCTGAAAAATTCTTAGCAGACTTTAACTGGCACAATTACGAAGAAGGAATTGATGAAGTTGAAGATTCTCAATTAAAAGAATTTGAAAAATTAGTATCAGAAAATTTCGTAGATACTTTAGATGATGAGGTTGTTGAAGGAACAGTAGTGCACATGACAGATCGTGATGCAATTATTGACATCAACGCTAAATCTGAAGGCGTTATTTCTTTAAACGAATTTAGATACAATCCAGATTTAAAAGTAGGAGACAAGGTTGAGGTATTAATTGATGTACGTGAAGACGCAACAGGACAATTAGTATTATCTCACAGAAAAGCTCGTGTAATTAAGGCTTGGGATAGAGTAATCAAAGCTAATGAAACTGGAGAAATCGTTAACGGTTTTGTTAAATGTCGTACTAAAGGTGGTATGATTGTAGATGTTTTTGGTATCGAAGCATTCTTACCAGGATCTCAAATTGACGTTAAACCAATTAGAGATTACGATCAGTACGTAAACAAAACTATGGAATTTAAAGTTGTGAAAATCAACCACGAATTCAAAAACGTAGTAGTATCTCATAAAGCTTTAATTGAAGCTGATATTGAAGAGCAGAAAAAAGAAATTATCGGTCAATTAGAAAAAGGTCAAGTACTTGAAGGTGTTGTTAAAAACATTACTTCTTATGGTGTATTTATTGATCTTGGAGGTGTTGATGGATTAGTTCACATTACTGATTTATCTTGGTCACGTATTAACCATCCAAATGAGATTGTTGAGCTAGATCAAAAATTAAACGTTGTAATCTTAGACTTTGATGAAGATAAGTCTAGAATCCAATTAGGTCTTAAGCAATTATCTAAACATCCTTGGGATGCTTTAGGAGAAACTGTTGCTGTAGGTGATAAAGTTAAAGGTAAAGTTGTTGTAATCGCTGATTACGGTGCATTTATCGAAGTTGCAGAAGGAGTTGAAGGTTTAGTACACGTTTCAGAAATGTCATGGTCTACTCATTTACGTTCTGCTAACGACTTTGTAAAAGTTGGTGACGAAATTGACGCACAAATCTTAACTTTAGATAGAGAAGATCGTAAGATGTCATTAGGTATCAAGCAATTATCTGCTGATCCATGGACAGATATTACAACTAAATATCCTGTAGGTTCTAAGCACACAGGTATTGTACGTAACTTTACAAACTTTGGTGTTTTTGTTGAATTAGAAGAAGGTATTGATGGATTAATTTACATCTCTGATTTATCTTGGACTAAGAAAATCAAACATCCATCTGAGTTCTGTAACGTAGGTGATACATTAGATGTAGTAGTATTAGAGTTAGATGTTGAAGGACGTAAATTATCTTTAGGTCATAAACAAACAACTGATAATCCTTGGGATAAATACGAAACTGAGTTTGCTTTAGGTACAACACACACAGCTGAAATTGCTGATGTTGTAGATAAAGGAGCTACTATTGAATTTAACGAAGATATCGTTGCTTTCGTACCATCTCGTCACCTTGAAAAAGAAGACGGTAAGATGTTAAAGAAAGGTGATTCTGCAGAATTCAAGATTATCGAATTTAACAAAGAATTCAAACGTGTTGTTGCTTCTCATACTGCTATATTTAAAGCAGAAGAAATGGCAAATGTAAAAGCAGCTGTTAAAAAGGCAGCTTCTCAAGCTGACGAAGCTAAACCAACTTTAGGTGATGCTAACGAAGCTTTACAAGCGTTAAAAGATAAAATGGACGGAAAAGCATAA
- a CDS encoding NAD(P)H-dependent flavin oxidoreductase has product METKLTQLLNIKYPIIQAPMFLVSNVAMVTEGMKAGIAGCIPALNYRTLDQLRAAIIELKANKVEGGSFGFNLIVNKSNIKYKEQLRVLCEEGCDFIITSLGSPEETIKQAHKVGIKVFCDVTDLRFAKKVEQLGADAAIAVNNEAGGHRGNLTPEELTNQLSKALTIPVISAGGVGCKADIDKMISYGAEGVSVGSPFIASIEAGVTDEYKQACVDYGEKDIIMTERISGTPCTVINTPYVQKIGTKQTWIERVLNKNKKLKKWVKMIRFSIGMKATENAAKKATYKTVWVAGPSIEHTKAILPVKDIVAHLTV; this is encoded by the coding sequence ATGGAAACTAAATTAACTCAGCTTTTAAATATAAAATATCCAATCATACAAGCGCCAATGTTTTTGGTGTCTAACGTAGCAATGGTTACAGAAGGTATGAAAGCCGGAATAGCAGGATGTATCCCTGCGCTTAATTATAGAACATTAGATCAGTTAAGGGCTGCTATAATAGAATTAAAGGCTAATAAGGTCGAAGGAGGGTCATTTGGTTTTAACTTAATCGTTAATAAATCAAATATTAAGTATAAAGAACAACTTAGGGTACTGTGTGAAGAGGGGTGCGATTTTATTATCACATCTTTAGGGAGTCCTGAAGAAACAATTAAACAAGCACATAAAGTTGGTATTAAAGTGTTTTGTGATGTTACTGATTTGCGTTTTGCTAAAAAGGTAGAACAACTTGGTGCGGACGCTGCAATAGCAGTTAATAATGAAGCTGGTGGACATAGAGGTAACTTAACCCCTGAAGAGCTAACCAATCAGTTAAGTAAAGCATTAACAATTCCGGTTATATCTGCAGGAGGTGTAGGTTGTAAAGCAGACATTGATAAAATGATAAGTTATGGTGCAGAAGGTGTATCTGTAGGAAGTCCATTTATTGCTTCTATAGAAGCGGGAGTGACTGATGAGTATAAGCAGGCTTGTGTCGATTATGGAGAAAAAGATATCATTATGACAGAACGTATTTCTGGTACACCATGTACGGTTATTAATACGCCATATGTTCAGAAGATTGGAACGAAGCAAACTTGGATAGAACGTGTTTTAAATAAAAACAAAAAACTTAAAAAGTGGGTTAAGATGATTCGTTTTTCAATAGGGATGAAGGCTACAGAAAATGCAGCTAAAAAAGCAACTTATAAAACCGTTTGGGTTGCAGGACCAAGTATTGAGCATACTAAAGCAATATTGCCAGTTAAAGATATCGTTGCTCATCTAACAGTGTAA
- a CDS encoding LysM peptidoglycan-binding domain-containing protein produces the protein MALRAKYQGVLDLGEKLKIANGDVTEENGVLKVKGTAGTQYEKNLMWDAIKNAGGDSPSDILANIDVADESLYARHTVVGGDTLGKIAKHYYGNAAKYTAIFEANKDILKNPDMINVDQELKIPNL, from the coding sequence ATGGCTTTAAGAGCAAAATATCAAGGTGTACTTGACTTAGGAGAGAAATTAAAAATCGCTAACGGTGACGTTACTGAAGAAAATGGTGTATTAAAAGTTAAAGGAACGGCTGGTACACAATATGAGAAAAATTTAATGTGGGATGCTATTAAAAATGCAGGTGGAGATAGTCCTTCTGATATTTTAGCAAACATTGATGTTGCTGACGAGAGTCTTTATGCTAGACATACTGTTGTAGGTGGTGACACTTTAGGTAAAATAGCTAAACATTATTACGGTAATGCAGCAAAATATACTGCCATTTTTGAAGCTAACAAGGATATCTTAAAGAATCCTGACATGATCAATGTAGATCAAGAATTAAAAATTCCTAATTTATAG
- the cmk gene encoding (d)CMP kinase, giving the protein MQNITIAIDGFSSTGKSTVAKQLANHLGYIYVDTGAMYRAVTLYTMQNGWIDKDQFDVVALVSNLDKITISFTFNPSLGFAEVYLNGVNIEREIRTLEVSSYVSKVAAIPEVRYQLVKQQQQMGKDKGVVMDGRDIGTVVFPYAELKLFMTASADKRATRRFDELIGRGDDVKYEAVLRNVQERDYIDSHREDSPLVKADDAIEIDNSDLTLEQQFDTVLNLVNKTLGDLA; this is encoded by the coding sequence GTGCAAAATATTACCATAGCAATAGACGGTTTTTCATCAACAGGAAAAAGTACAGTAGCAAAGCAATTAGCTAACCACTTAGGTTACATTTATGTAGATACTGGTGCCATGTATAGAGCAGTTACTTTATATACGATGCAGAATGGTTGGATTGATAAAGACCAATTTGATGTGGTTGCTTTGGTTTCTAATTTAGATAAGATTACGATTAGCTTTACATTTAATCCATCTTTAGGATTTGCAGAAGTCTATTTAAACGGCGTAAATATAGAAAGAGAAATTAGAACACTAGAAGTCTCTAGTTATGTGAGTAAAGTTGCAGCGATTCCAGAAGTACGTTACCAATTGGTAAAACAACAGCAGCAAATGGGGAAGGACAAAGGTGTGGTTATGGATGGTCGCGATATTGGAACAGTTGTGTTTCCTTATGCTGAATTAAAACTGTTTATGACAGCATCTGCAGATAAGCGTGCCACAAGACGTTTTGATGAATTAATAGGTAGAGGAGACGATGTTAAATATGAAGCTGTACTGCGTAATGTTCAAGAGCGTGACTATATAGATTCACATAGAGAAGATTCGCCTTTAGTAAAAGCAGACGACGCTATAGAGATTGATAATTCTGATTTAACCTTAGAGCAACAATTTGATACCGTACTTAATTTAGTTAATAAAACGCTAGGTGATTTAGCCTAA
- a CDS encoding ribonuclease Z, which yields MIIDQNENLIIVTQENASVIELVKKIETLYPKFKNNNIIVNLNTIKGVALKDVIEFLRVSNQHRATKHSFVIVNEGIDTDKTPDEIIIVPTLQEAYDIIEMEVMERDLGL from the coding sequence ATGATTATAGATCAAAATGAAAATTTAATTATAGTAACCCAAGAAAATGCTTCGGTTATAGAATTAGTAAAGAAAATAGAAACACTGTATCCAAAATTTAAAAACAATAATATTATTGTTAATTTAAATACGATTAAAGGAGTCGCATTAAAAGATGTTATTGAGTTTTTAAGAGTCTCAAACCAACACCGTGCAACAAAACATTCTTTTGTTATTGTTAATGAAGGTATTGATACCGATAAAACTCCAGATGAAATTATAATAGTGCCAACCCTACAAGAGGCTTATGATATTATAGAAATGGAGGTTATGGAACGCGATTTAGGCTTGTAA
- a CDS encoding aspartate carbamoyltransferase catalytic subunit, which translates to MSELSVKHLLGIKYLNIQDIELIFKTADHFKEVINRPIKKVPSLRDITIANLFFENSTRTKLSFELAEKRLSADVINFSASQSSVKKGETLIDTVNNILSMKVDMVVMRHPNPGAGVFLSKHVNASIINAGDGAHEHPTQALLDSYSIRERLGSVKGKNVVIVGDILHSRVALSNIYALKLQGANVMVCGPKTLLPKHIDKLGVKVETDLRKGLNWCDVANMLRVQNERMDISYFPSTREYTQQFGVNKDLLDSLDKEITIMHPGPINRGVEITSDVADSKQAIILDQVQNGVAVRMAVIYLLASKIKQ; encoded by the coding sequence ATGAGCGAGTTAAGTGTCAAACACTTATTAGGAATTAAATATCTTAATATACAGGATATAGAGCTTATTTTTAAGACAGCTGATCATTTTAAGGAAGTGATTAATCGTCCTATTAAAAAAGTGCCTTCCCTTCGTGATATTACCATTGCCAATTTATTTTTCGAAAATTCTACACGAACAAAATTGTCATTTGAATTAGCCGAAAAACGATTGTCTGCAGACGTTATTAACTTCTCAGCATCTCAATCTTCAGTTAAGAAAGGTGAAACCTTAATAGATACAGTAAATAATATTCTTTCCATGAAAGTGGATATGGTCGTTATGCGTCATCCTAATCCAGGAGCTGGTGTCTTTTTATCAAAGCATGTTAATGCAAGTATAATTAATGCGGGAGATGGGGCGCATGAGCATCCTACACAAGCGCTATTGGATAGTTATTCTATAAGAGAGCGATTAGGTAGTGTTAAGGGTAAAAACGTTGTTATAGTGGGTGATATTTTACATAGCCGCGTTGCATTATCCAATATATATGCGTTAAAATTGCAAGGTGCTAATGTTATGGTTTGTGGGCCTAAGACCTTATTGCCAAAACATATTGATAAGTTGGGCGTCAAAGTGGAAACAGACTTAAGAAAAGGACTTAATTGGTGTGATGTAGCCAATATGTTACGGGTTCAAAATGAACGTATGGATATTAGTTATTTTCCATCAACAAGAGAATATACACAACAATTTGGAGTTAATAAAGATTTACTAGATAGTTTAGATAAGGAAATCACGATAATGCATCCTGGACCAATAAATAGAGGTGTAGAGATTACTAGTGATGTTGCCGATTCTAAGCAAGCCATAATTTTAGATCAAGTACAAAACGGAGTAGCAGTTAGAATGGCAGTAATCTACTTACTAGCTTCCAAAATAAAACAATAG
- the pyrR gene encoding bifunctional pyr operon transcriptional regulator/uracil phosphoribosyltransferase PyrR: MSQKVLLNATEVNIILHRLACQLIENHNDFSNTVLVGIQPRGKYLANRLASMLKKEYKIKNLQLGHLDITFYRDDFRRGDTTLEANTTEINVDVEDKKIVFIDDVLYTGRSIRSALTAIQSFGRPSEIELLTLIDRRFSRHLPIQPNYRGRQVDAINNEKVKVNWVENEGEDAVYLIKS; the protein is encoded by the coding sequence ATGAGTCAAAAAGTGCTACTTAATGCTACAGAAGTCAACATCATTCTACATAGATTGGCTTGTCAACTCATCGAAAATCATAATGATTTTTCTAATACCGTTTTAGTTGGTATACAACCTAGAGGTAAGTATTTGGCTAACCGTTTAGCATCTATGCTAAAAAAGGAGTATAAAATCAAAAACTTACAACTCGGTCATCTAGATATTACGTTTTACAGAGATGATTTTAGAAGAGGAGACACGACACTGGAAGCAAATACTACTGAAATTAATGTAGACGTTGAGGATAAAAAAATAGTTTTTATCGATGATGTATTATATACAGGACGTAGTATACGATCTGCATTAACGGCTATTCAATCTTTTGGACGCCCGTCTGAAATTGAATTGCTAACCTTAATCGATAGACGTTTTAGTAGACATTTACCGATACAACCCAATTATAGAGGTCGCCAAGTAGATGCTATAAATAATGAAAAAGTTAAAGTGAATTGGGTTGAAAATGAAGGAGAAGATGCAGTGTACCTGATAAAAAGTTAG
- a CDS encoding DUF3784 domain-containing protein, with protein sequence MIYSQLLISFILIIFGFLVKKYPDLIAGYNSLSHSEKEKIDTKGLASFLQRLFIGLGVFCLFTYLLLKICNVNDTSILYINSTLLISVLIISRFIANRRFKL encoded by the coding sequence ATGATATATTCTCAACTTTTAATAAGTTTTATTCTTATTATTTTTGGTTTTCTAGTGAAAAAATATCCAGATTTGATCGCGGGATACAATTCATTAAGTCACTCCGAAAAAGAAAAAATAGATACTAAAGGATTAGCCTCCTTCCTTCAACGCTTATTTATAGGACTTGGGGTTTTCTGTTTATTTACCTATTTACTATTGAAAATATGTAATGTAAATGATACTAGTATCCTCTACATAAATAGTACACTATTAATTAGTGTACTTATTATTAGTCGTTTTATAGCCAATAGACGTTTTAAACTTTAA
- a CDS encoding ribonuclease Z — protein MKLNILGCYSATPRTFTNPTSQVLEINNHIFLIDCGEGTQVELRRHKIKFNRIKHIFISHLHGDHFFGLVGLISTFRLLGRDTELHIHSPKGLKEVITLQMKLANSWTNYKLTFHELTNKDSEVVFEDDKVEVHTIPLDHRIYTNGFLFKEKSGDRKLDMNAVLNENIDVSYYRKLKQGFDVTNEAGALVKNESVTLPPNKPKSYAFCSDTAYSESIIPIIKDVDVLYHESTFLEQHAKLANPTKHSTAKQAASIAKQANAGQLILGHYSTRYDDLNVFKTEAQTIFENVMLGDDGKVFEF, from the coding sequence ATGAAATTAAACATCTTAGGTTGTTATAGTGCAACACCACGTACGTTTACAAATCCGACGTCTCAAGTATTAGAAATAAATAATCATATATTTTTAATCGATTGTGGCGAAGGAACACAAGTAGAATTGCGTAGGCATAAGATTAAATTTAATAGGATAAAACACATTTTTATTTCGCACTTACATGGGGACCATTTTTTTGGTTTGGTTGGTTTAATATCAACGTTTAGATTATTAGGACGTGATACTGAATTACACATACATTCCCCAAAAGGGTTAAAAGAAGTAATAACGCTTCAAATGAAATTAGCCAATTCTTGGACTAATTATAAGTTGACATTTCATGAGCTAACTAATAAAGATTCAGAAGTTGTTTTTGAGGATGATAAAGTAGAAGTACATACTATTCCTTTAGATCATCGTATTTATACTAATGGTTTTTTGTTTAAAGAAAAGTCAGGAGATAGAAAGTTAGATATGAATGCCGTTTTAAATGAAAATATTGATGTGTCTTATTATCGCAAGTTAAAGCAAGGCTTTGATGTTACAAATGAGGCTGGAGCGCTTGTTAAAAACGAATCTGTTACATTACCACCTAATAAGCCTAAAAGTTATGCTTTTTGTAGTGATACGGCGTACAGTGAGTCAATAATACCGATAATTAAAGATGTGGATGTATTATATCACGAGTCTACCTTTTTAGAGCAGCACGCCAAATTGGCAAATCCAACTAAGCACAGTACAGCAAAACAAGCAGCAAGTATAGCAAAACAGGCTAATGCGGGGCAGTTAATATTAGGGCATTACTCTACACGTTATGACGATTTGAATGTTTTTAAAACAGAGGCGCAAACCATTTTTGAAAACGTAATGCTTGGAGATGATGGCAAAGTATTTGAGTTTTAA